The following are encoded together in the Humulus lupulus chromosome 5, drHumLupu1.1, whole genome shotgun sequence genome:
- the LOC133778584 gene encoding dolichol-phosphate mannose synthase subunit 3-like: protein MKHIVKIITILVTISALWIGLLQASILPRSYTWLPPLYFIVSLGCYGLLMVGVGLMQFPTCPQEAVLLQQDIVEAKEFLKQRNVDVGCSN from the exons ATGAAGCATATTGTAAAGATCATAACAATTCTGGTAACCATATCTGCTTTATGGATTGGACTCTTGCAGGCATCTATTCTTCCTCGTAGCTATACTTGGTTG CCACCTCTCTATTTCATTGTCTCTCTGGGATGCTATGGTCTGTTAATGGTTGGAGTTGGTCTTATGCAATTTCCAACTTGTCCTCAAGAAGCTGTACTACTACAGCAG GACATAGTAGAGGCCAAGGAGTTTCTGAAGCAAAGAAATGTTGACGTGGGTTGTTCAAATTGA